The Lacrimispora xylanolytica genome has a segment encoding these proteins:
- a CDS encoding single-stranded DNA-binding protein, which translates to MDSKITNNTVVLAGEVVSGFRYSHEVYGEGFYTMTLAVKRLSGEIDHLPVIMSDRLLDVDQDYTGLTMQVSGQYRSYNNVKGNKKGLSLNVFVRDFYFLSADLIDATKSNNITLTGFVCKPPVYRKTPLGREIADLLLAVNRPYGKSDYIPCITWGRDARYAAGFEVGAAIKITGRIQSREYSKLLENNTAETRTAYEVSVNLIHEWRIAR; encoded by the coding sequence ATGGATTCAAAAATTACCAATAATACAGTGGTTTTGGCAGGAGAAGTTGTCTCCGGATTCAGGTACAGTCACGAGGTTTACGGAGAGGGCTTTTATACAATGACTTTGGCTGTCAAGAGACTTAGTGGGGAGATTGACCACCTTCCGGTAATTATGTCTGATCGGTTACTTGATGTAGACCAGGACTATACTGGATTGACTATGCAGGTATCCGGACAGTATCGTTCCTACAATAATGTAAAAGGAAATAAAAAGGGATTATCCCTCAATGTATTTGTTAGAGATTTTTATTTTCTAAGCGCCGATCTGATTGACGCCACTAAGTCAAACAATATTACCCTAACAGGATTTGTCTGCAAGCCACCTGTTTATAGAAAGACTCCCCTTGGAAGGGAAATCGCTGATTTGCTGCTGGCAGTGAACCGCCCCTATGGGAAGTCTGATTACATACCTTGCATTACCTGGGGAAGAGATGCCAGATACGCCGCAGGGTTTGAGGTAGGAGCAGCCATTAAGATAACTGGTCGAATCCAGAGCCGTGAGTACTCTAAGCTCCTGGAGAACAACACTGCGGAGACTCGGACCGCTTATGAGGTTTCTGTTAATCTAATTCATGAATGGAGGATTGCAAGATAA
- a CDS encoding AAA family ATPase translates to MNLKLKNILIENFKGIKQLVIDFQERTIISGQNATGKTTIMDSFTWLLFNKDSEGKTDFNIRPNDGQGVPIDNLVIKISATLEADGKEIVLTKTQEQNWVKKKGSEVSQFQGNINKYEINEIPKTEKDYKAYIDDLMNEELFKLITSPQAFTSLKWKDQRTILLKLVSEVTDRDVISSNEKFLALSERLKDFTVDDLTAKAKKALKELNKRQAELPARIDEASKGLIQADFTQSELLKLELENQIRSLEEQESNASKAGEVISGINNAIMQKQFDLSDLKRKANEKLVVQKREIQKRIDDANYAFSDAMRECERVEREIQQKDVLLESNRAFREALLKNHKEVQAMQIDSKDLCCPMCKQALPADQEGSKIAEFQANKLKSLEDIVKNGKQTASNIATMETEITALTQHLEKCKADKIEQNKRKTAAMEELAVLPQEVELQDNSEYQSLLAEIEQLENQVREMGTGSGYINQLRQKKESLVLELDKVKNILNGKENNQRVQDRITELQQEQRATSQQIANQEKDLFLLEEFIKAKMDLLSSRINAKFKLVSFRLFETQINGGYKETCECLVNGVPFSSLNTGHRVVAGLDIISALQGIYEVTAPIFIDNAESVNDFNIPDMDGQLILLKVSENNTLEVEA, encoded by the coding sequence ATGAATTTAAAATTAAAGAATATTCTTATTGAAAACTTTAAAGGAATTAAGCAGTTGGTCATTGATTTTCAGGAAAGAACTATCATTTCTGGTCAGAATGCAACCGGGAAAACTACCATTATGGATAGTTTCACATGGCTTCTTTTCAACAAAGACAGTGAGGGAAAAACTGACTTTAATATTCGTCCAAATGATGGACAAGGAGTCCCTATTGATAATCTGGTTATTAAAATATCCGCTACACTAGAGGCGGATGGGAAAGAAATAGTACTTACTAAGACCCAGGAGCAGAACTGGGTTAAGAAAAAAGGAAGTGAAGTTTCTCAGTTTCAGGGCAATATCAACAAGTATGAAATTAATGAGATTCCCAAGACAGAGAAAGATTACAAAGCCTACATAGATGATCTAATGAATGAGGAGCTGTTTAAGCTGATAACCAGTCCCCAAGCTTTTACATCACTGAAATGGAAGGATCAGAGAACCATTCTTTTAAAACTGGTTTCAGAAGTTACGGATCGGGATGTTATTTCTTCGAACGAAAAGTTCCTTGCACTGTCAGAGCGCTTAAAGGATTTCACAGTAGACGATCTGACCGCAAAAGCAAAGAAAGCTTTAAAAGAACTCAACAAAAGGCAGGCGGAGCTACCGGCCAGAATCGACGAAGCTAGTAAGGGATTGATTCAGGCAGATTTTACGCAGAGTGAATTACTTAAATTGGAGCTTGAAAATCAGATTCGCAGTCTTGAAGAACAGGAGTCTAATGCCTCCAAGGCGGGCGAGGTCATTTCGGGGATCAACAATGCCATTATGCAAAAGCAATTCGATCTTAGCGATTTAAAGCGTAAGGCCAATGAAAAATTAGTGGTTCAAAAGCGTGAAATACAGAAACGGATAGACGATGCTAACTACGCTTTTTCAGATGCAATGCGGGAATGTGAAAGAGTTGAAAGAGAGATTCAGCAGAAAGATGTACTTCTGGAAAGTAATAGAGCCTTTAGGGAAGCGTTGTTAAAGAATCATAAAGAAGTTCAGGCAATGCAGATAGACTCAAAAGACCTATGTTGCCCTATGTGCAAACAGGCCCTTCCAGCTGATCAGGAGGGTTCTAAAATAGCGGAGTTTCAGGCCAATAAGCTTAAGAGCTTAGAGGACATTGTAAAAAACGGAAAACAGACTGCAAGCAACATTGCAACCATGGAAACAGAAATAACGGCTCTTACCCAGCACTTGGAAAAATGTAAAGCCGATAAGATTGAACAGAATAAAAGAAAGACTGCGGCTATGGAAGAGTTGGCGGTTTTACCTCAAGAAGTGGAATTGCAAGATAATTCTGAATACCAGTCTCTACTAGCCGAAATCGAACAGCTAGAAAATCAGGTTCGTGAAATGGGTACAGGTTCTGGTTATATAAATCAGTTAAGGCAAAAAAAGGAAAGTCTGGTTCTGGAACTTGATAAGGTTAAAAATATCCTGAATGGAAAAGAAAACAATCAGAGAGTACAGGATCGTATCACAGAGCTACAGCAGGAGCAAAGAGCCACTTCGCAACAGATTGCCAACCAGGAAAAGGATCTGTTTCTCCTAGAGGAATTCATAAAGGCTAAGATGGACTTACTTTCCTCGCGGATCAACGCAAAATTTAAACTGGTTAGTTTCCGCCTTTTTGAAACGCAGATTAATGGTGGGTATAAAGAAACCTGTGAGTGCCTTGTAAATGGTGTTCCATTTAGTTCCTTAAATACAGGCCATAGAGTTGTTGCTGGGTTAGATATCATTTCAGCCCTACAGGGGATTTATGAGGTAACAGCACCAATTTTTATTGATAACGCAGAATCCGTAAATGATTTTAATATTCCTGACATGGACGGGCAGTTAATTCTCTTAAAGGTATCAGAAAACAACACATTGGAAGTGGAGGCATAA
- a CDS encoding recombinase RecT — protein MGNEITTQQKTGIATFLGNDKVRANIMQVVGQKNTTRFIASVVSAVQNTPALQECSNNSILSAALLGEALNLSPSPQLGQIYMVPYKKKDREGNVISVDAQFQLGAKGYKQLAMRTGQYLDLDVVLVRQGEYLGRDRLTGKHKFEFIEDDAIREELPVIGYLAYFELLNGFRKQIYWTRTKMEKHADQYSQAFNLNEVKSKNSKYDRVSYEDFLAGKYPEKDSWKYSSFWYKSFDEMAEKTMIRQLISKWGIMSIEMSDAYERDMAVINEDGSPRYIDNETINQHESNLSQANTVDFEEVPETVSEAVSNEVVQQTGGDPF, from the coding sequence ATGGGCAATGAAATTACTACACAGCAGAAGACAGGTATAGCAACTTTTTTAGGAAATGACAAGGTAAGAGCCAACATCATGCAGGTGGTTGGACAGAAGAATACCACGAGGTTTATTGCGAGTGTTGTATCCGCAGTTCAGAATACACCAGCCTTGCAGGAATGTAGCAATAATAGCATATTAAGCGCAGCTTTACTAGGGGAGGCTTTGAATCTTTCCCCTAGCCCGCAACTGGGCCAAATTTACATGGTCCCTTATAAGAAAAAGGACCGTGAGGGTAACGTTATTTCCGTAGACGCTCAGTTCCAACTTGGAGCCAAGGGGTACAAGCAGCTTGCTATGAGAACAGGGCAATACCTTGATCTTGATGTCGTTTTAGTAAGACAAGGGGAATACCTGGGCAGGGACAGATTGACAGGAAAGCATAAATTTGAATTTATAGAAGACGATGCGATTAGAGAAGAACTTCCGGTCATTGGGTATCTGGCATATTTTGAACTTCTTAACGGTTTCAGAAAGCAGATCTATTGGACCCGGACCAAAATGGAAAAACATGCAGACCAGTACTCTCAAGCATTTAACTTAAATGAGGTTAAGAGTAAAAATTCAAAGTATGATCGGGTTTCCTATGAGGACTTTTTAGCAGGAAAGTATCCAGAGAAGGACTCATGGAAATACTCCAGCTTTTGGTATAAGAGCTTTGACGAGATGGCAGAAAAGACCATGATCCGGCAGTTAATCAGCAAGTGGGGCATTATGAGTATTGAAATGTCCGACGCATACGAGCGGGACATGGCAGTCATAAATGAAGACGGAAGCCCGCGGTATATTGACAATGAAACAATCAATCAGCATGAAAGCAATTTAAGTCAGGCAAATACGGTTGATTTTGAGGAAGTACCAGAGACAGTGTCAGAGGCAGTCAGTAATGAAGTTGTCCAGCAAACTGGTGGTGATCCATTTTGA
- a CDS encoding MBL fold metallo-hydrolase — MRITCLGSGSAGNCYLLHNETECLVIEAGIPFKEVKKALDFNIRKIVGIVVSHEHGDHAKYLHEYIKVGIPVMAPSMGHITGALTAISKPFAVRSFPLVHDVPCTGFLIEHSEVGRLLFVTDTEYVRYRFKNLNHIMVECNYSNELLQAYHESLQGRIKLTHMELSTCKDFIQANKGHELKTVCLLHLSGRTSDEVVFKKEVKELIECPVYVADKGLEYEL, encoded by the coding sequence TTGAGAATAACATGTTTAGGGAGCGGATCGGCAGGCAACTGCTATCTGCTCCACAATGAAACAGAATGCTTGGTTATTGAAGCAGGAATACCGTTTAAAGAGGTCAAGAAAGCCCTGGATTTTAATATCAGAAAGATTGTAGGGATAGTGGTGTCACATGAGCATGGTGATCATGCTAAGTACCTACATGAGTACATAAAAGTTGGTATACCTGTCATGGCTCCAAGCATGGGACACATAACCGGAGCGCTAACAGCAATAAGTAAGCCTTTCGCTGTCAGGTCGTTTCCTCTGGTTCACGATGTACCGTGTACCGGATTCCTGATTGAGCACTCGGAAGTTGGCAGGCTACTTTTTGTTACTGATACCGAGTATGTAAGGTATAGATTTAAAAACCTAAACCACATCATGGTTGAGTGTAATTATAGCAATGAATTGTTGCAAGCATACCATGAAAGCCTACAAGGTCGAATCAAACTAACACATATGGAGCTTAGTACCTGTAAGGACTTCATTCAGGCAAATAAAGGTCATGAGTTGAAAACGGTATGCCTGTTGCATCTTTCAGGCAGGACCAGTGATGAAGTGGTTTTTAAGAAAGAAGTCAAAGAGTTAATAGAATGTCCTGTTTATGTAGCAGATAAGGGGCTTGAATATGAACTATAG
- a CDS encoding single-stranded DNA-binding protein has product MNKVILIGRLTRDPEVRYSDGGHTVARFSVAVDREFKKENEQTADFIGCVAFGKTAEFVEKYFFQGNKIVIEGRIQTGSYTNQDGQKVYTTDVVAENVEFGESKNSNNTAGAPSEARPAPSSAIGDGFMKIPDSVEDEGLPFN; this is encoded by the coding sequence ATTAATAAGGTGATTTTAATAGGCAGGCTAACCAGGGATCCAGAGGTTAGATATTCAGACGGTGGTCATACCGTTGCCCGTTTTTCAGTAGCGGTTGATAGGGAATTCAAAAAAGAAAATGAACAGACTGCAGATTTCATCGGTTGCGTGGCTTTCGGAAAAACTGCGGAGTTTGTTGAAAAGTATTTCTTTCAAGGAAACAAAATTGTTATTGAAGGACGTATTCAGACAGGTTCCTACACTAACCAGGATGGACAAAAAGTTTATACGACGGATGTAGTTGCAGAGAATGTGGAATTTGGAGAATCTAAGAATTCAAATAATACCGCAGGTGCACCCAGTGAAGCAAGGCCAGCACCCAGTAGCGCAATTGGTGATGGATTCATGAAAATTCCTGACAGTGTCGAAGACGAAGGTCTTCCATTCAACTAA
- a CDS encoding ERCC4 domain-containing protein: MVIQIDSREKARAIRKIVDAFDQQGVQHFISKLHVGDYMNFDNPRLIIDRKQNLTEVASNVCQGHKRFTDELRRAQEIGVKVIILVEHSNQIKNIDDVHEWNNPRLKTSPKAVTGEKLEKILKTMERKYDTQFLFCDKLHTGKRIVELLGGVSGDR; the protein is encoded by the coding sequence ATGGTAATACAAATTGATTCCAGAGAGAAAGCCAGGGCAATCCGTAAAATCGTAGACGCTTTCGATCAGCAGGGAGTGCAACACTTCATTAGCAAGCTTCATGTAGGTGATTACATGAATTTTGATAATCCACGGTTAATCATAGACCGCAAACAAAATTTAACCGAGGTAGCGTCTAACGTATGCCAGGGTCACAAAAGGTTTACTGATGAATTAAGAAGGGCGCAGGAGATAGGTGTCAAGGTGATTATTCTGGTAGAGCACAGTAACCAGATCAAGAACATTGACGATGTTCACGAATGGAATAATCCACGTCTGAAAACTTCTCCTAAGGCAGTTACCGGAGAAAAGCTGGAAAAGATATTAAAGACCATGGAACGTAAGTATGATACGCAATTTCTGTTTTGCGACAAATTACATACTGGTAAAAGGATTGTTGAACTTTTAGGAGGTGTCTCTGGTGACCGTTGA
- a CDS encoding CHC2 zinc finger domain-containing protein — MTVEEIKDTYSMRDIVARYGYQPNRGGFISCPFHQGDRQGSLKVYNRDFHCHACGANGDIFSFVQMMDNVGFKEAFIELGGDYGSIDKVSLSQILMRKREREATRRHEEAFNAWKKRKLIEVCRSLRMYDELEMIFEPLSDEWGVVINKKQVLVEDYSILVSGNREEQEELRSLNE; from the coding sequence GTGACCGTTGAGGAAATCAAAGATACTTACAGCATGAGGGATATTGTGGCCCGGTACGGCTACCAACCGAATCGTGGGGGATTTATTTCTTGCCCGTTCCATCAAGGGGATAGGCAAGGTTCCCTCAAGGTTTACAATCGTGACTTCCATTGTCATGCCTGTGGTGCCAATGGGGATATATTTTCCTTTGTTCAAATGATGGACAATGTTGGATTTAAAGAGGCGTTCATCGAATTGGGAGGGGATTATGGCTCCATAGACAAAGTAAGCCTGTCTCAGATATTAATGAGAAAAAGGGAACGGGAAGCAACTCGCAGACATGAAGAGGCTTTTAATGCATGGAAAAAGCGAAAGCTGATTGAAGTCTGCCGGTCACTTCGAATGTACGACGAACTGGAAATGATTTTCGAACCACTCTCGGACGAATGGGGAGTGGTAATTAATAAAAAACAAGTCTTGGTAGAAGATTACAGTATTTTAGTATCTGGCAACCGGGAGGAGCAAGAGGAGTTGAGAAGCTTAAATGAATGA
- a CDS encoding DUF927 domain-containing protein, with the protein MNEPLKVYTQEEFNTEEPYMLLYSHRDDGFKYMQLFNELAANAEKVGFRRFGTMVKAYFAQHGDKKSMNSVVNNVTNFKDQPIELYTGDWIANDEGIVRRNDKQGLDVACTHPILPVQRLVNIEDESVRLRLMFRRNYGAWGSVVAAKKALFTANGIKDLADKDISVSDKNASYLVEYLQNIDDLNHDIIPRVQSVSHLGWTKTGHFCPYTGNLEFDGQDNFRKIFQSVSSEGKLESWVTEVRKVRKTNSPAKIALAASFASVVLKTIGKLNFIVHLWGGTETGKTVAQLLAVSVWANPNDDASYLQTFNGTPVGLEQLAGFVNNLPLILDEFQLVKDKKSFEQAVYILCEGIGKTRGAKTGGLQNTLTWKNCTITSGESPITHNASGGGSVNRIIEIECREKLFKDVHGLLEVIRTNYGHAGRLFMGFLSTEGAKEKAKNYYKQFYQELGTSSTEKQTMAAAAILTADALATEWIFCDGQALTVADIEKHLHTKENVDVGARGFEYIQDFCVSNQAKFENGSDPCYGSIKGDEVRIIRNVYEKICEDGGFNPKALLSWLDQNGRLTKDNQGNLYKSTNVYGKSARCACINVAEGIQKEAEFVSVGDGELPFK; encoded by the coding sequence ATGAATGAACCTTTAAAGGTGTACACCCAGGAAGAATTTAATACCGAAGAGCCTTATATGCTCCTTTACTCTCACCGGGACGATGGGTTTAAATACATGCAGCTTTTTAATGAATTAGCTGCCAATGCTGAGAAGGTAGGGTTTCGACGTTTCGGTACCATGGTCAAGGCTTACTTCGCGCAGCATGGTGATAAAAAGAGCATGAACAGTGTTGTAAATAACGTCACTAACTTTAAGGACCAGCCGATTGAACTTTATACCGGGGATTGGATTGCAAATGATGAAGGCATTGTAAGACGCAACGACAAACAAGGGCTTGATGTAGCCTGTACGCACCCAATTCTACCCGTTCAAAGGCTTGTCAACATTGAAGATGAAAGCGTAAGGCTTCGGCTCATGTTCCGCAGAAATTACGGAGCCTGGGGGAGTGTGGTGGCGGCTAAGAAAGCATTGTTTACGGCAAATGGTATAAAGGATCTTGCTGACAAGGACATATCTGTATCGGACAAAAATGCTTCCTATTTGGTGGAGTACTTACAAAATATTGATGATCTTAATCATGACATTATTCCAAGAGTCCAGTCAGTAAGTCACTTGGGCTGGACGAAAACAGGACATTTTTGTCCATATACTGGAAACCTGGAGTTTGATGGTCAGGACAATTTTAGAAAAATCTTTCAGTCTGTCAGTTCAGAGGGAAAGTTGGAATCTTGGGTTACTGAGGTTAGAAAGGTACGAAAAACAAATTCACCGGCAAAAATCGCCTTGGCTGCAAGCTTTGCATCAGTAGTTCTGAAAACCATAGGGAAACTTAACTTTATCGTACATCTTTGGGGAGGGACTGAGACTGGTAAAACAGTGGCCCAGCTTCTTGCTGTATCAGTATGGGCCAACCCGAACGATGATGCCAGTTACCTTCAGACGTTCAACGGAACCCCGGTAGGTTTGGAGCAATTAGCAGGCTTTGTAAACAATCTTCCTCTGATACTTGATGAGTTTCAGTTGGTGAAAGACAAGAAATCCTTTGAGCAGGCAGTCTATATTTTGTGTGAGGGTATAGGAAAGACCAGAGGAGCAAAAACAGGAGGTCTCCAGAATACTCTTACATGGAAGAATTGCACCATTACATCCGGAGAATCTCCCATTACCCATAATGCATCAGGTGGTGGATCTGTAAACCGTATCATTGAAATTGAGTGTCGGGAAAAGCTATTTAAGGATGTGCACGGGCTGTTAGAGGTTATAAGGACGAATTACGGCCATGCCGGACGGTTGTTCATGGGGTTTCTATCAACGGAAGGGGCTAAGGAAAAAGCCAAGAATTATTATAAGCAGTTCTACCAAGAACTAGGGACTTCTTCAACCGAAAAGCAGACGATGGCAGCTGCAGCAATTCTGACCGCTGACGCTTTGGCGACAGAATGGATATTTTGTGATGGACAAGCATTGACCGTGGCCGATATAGAAAAGCATCTTCATACCAAAGAAAACGTCGATGTAGGCGCTCGTGGTTTTGAGTATATACAGGACTTCTGCGTCAGCAATCAAGCAAAGTTTGAGAATGGTTCTGATCCCTGCTATGGATCCATTAAAGGGGACGAGGTCCGTATAATACGGAATGTCTATGAAAAGATCTGTGAAGATGGAGGTTTTAATCCTAAGGCGTTGCTGTCATGGCTTGATCAGAACGGGCGGCTCACCAAAGACAACCAGGGCAATCTGTATAAATCAACAAATGTATACGGAAAATCTGCTAGATGTGCCTGTATTAATGTGGCAGAAGGCATTCAAAAGGAAGCCGAGTTCGTGTCCGTAGGTGATGGGGAATTACCTTTTAAGTAA